In a genomic window of Nodosilinea sp. E11:
- a CDS encoding helicase HerA domain-containing protein, which produces MGMSQPLGSVIQGSLSQGLEVRLHPDISVEDMRVGKFLVVQGRRSQFFCMLTDVTLGTGSQRILAHPPEPTNLFLQEVLAGTGTYGTINLTPMLMFTQQEGEGVKGEGGKGEGVKGRGADSSYGSMAVQSNADVELLPVKTIPAHFSQVYDASDRDFRIIFGWEDDPHRRNFAIGQPIDMEVPVCLDLDRFVERSNGIFGKSGTGKSFLTRLLLAGVIQRQAAVNLIFDMHSEYGWEAVSEGKQFSTVKGLRQLFPGQVQMFTLDPEATQRRGVRDAQELYISFDQIDVEDLNLVRGELNLSEASLENAIILRNEFGKGWINRLLTMTNEEIQEFCETKLGSKSSIMALQRKLTRLADIKYMKAASGTNYIQQILAAIDDGKHVVVEFGSQSNMLAYMLATNVIARRIHASYVKKADRYLQTKNVVDRPRQLMITIEEAHRFLDPATARQTIFGTIAREMRKYFVTLLVVDQRPSGIDNEVMSQIGTRITALLNDEKDIDAIFTGVSGGQSLRSVLAKLDSKQQALVLGHAVPMPVVVRTRPYDSTFYAQVGATAWEELPDEMVFKASERARADLGF; this is translated from the coding sequence ATGGGGATGAGTCAACCGCTGGGGTCAGTGATCCAGGGTTCGCTGAGTCAGGGGCTGGAGGTGCGGCTGCACCCCGATATCTCGGTGGAAGATATGCGGGTGGGCAAGTTTCTGGTGGTGCAGGGGCGGCGATCGCAGTTTTTCTGCATGCTCACCGATGTCACCCTGGGCACGGGTAGCCAGCGCATTTTGGCTCATCCGCCGGAGCCGACGAATCTGTTTTTGCAGGAGGTGCTGGCGGGTACGGGTACCTACGGCACGATCAACCTGACGCCGATGCTGATGTTTACGCAGCAGGAGGGTGAGGGGGTGAAGGGTGAAGGGGGGAAGGGTGAGGGGGTGAAGGGTAGAGGGGCTGACAGTAGCTATGGGTCGATGGCGGTGCAGAGCAACGCCGATGTGGAGCTGCTGCCGGTGAAGACGATTCCAGCGCACTTTAGCCAGGTTTATGACGCTAGCGATCGCGACTTTCGCATCATCTTTGGCTGGGAGGATGACCCCCATCGGCGCAACTTTGCGATTGGCCAGCCAATCGATATGGAGGTGCCGGTGTGCCTGGATCTAGACCGGTTTGTGGAGCGTAGCAACGGCATCTTTGGTAAGTCGGGCACGGGCAAGTCGTTTCTCACCCGGCTGCTGCTGGCGGGGGTGATTCAGCGCCAGGCGGCGGTAAATTTGATCTTTGATATGCACTCGGAGTACGGCTGGGAGGCGGTCAGCGAGGGCAAGCAGTTCAGCACCGTTAAAGGGCTGAGGCAGCTGTTTCCGGGGCAGGTGCAGATGTTTACCCTCGACCCCGAGGCCACCCAGCGGCGGGGGGTGCGCGATGCCCAGGAACTCTACATCAGCTTCGACCAGATTGATGTGGAGGACTTGAATCTGGTACGGGGGGAGTTGAACCTGTCGGAGGCCAGCCTGGAGAACGCGATTATCCTTCGCAACGAGTTTGGCAAGGGCTGGATCAACCGGCTGCTGACGATGACCAACGAGGAAATTCAGGAGTTCTGTGAGACCAAGCTGGGCAGCAAGTCGTCGATTATGGCCTTGCAGCGCAAGCTCACCCGGTTGGCCGACATTAAATATATGAAGGCGGCCAGCGGCACCAACTACATTCAGCAGATTCTCGCCGCCATTGACGACGGCAAGCATGTGGTGGTCGAGTTTGGCTCTCAGTCAAACATGCTGGCCTACATGCTGGCCACCAATGTGATCGCCCGCCGTATCCACGCCAGCTACGTGAAAAAGGCCGATCGCTACCTCCAGACCAAGAACGTGGTCGATCGCCCCCGCCAGCTGATGATCACGATCGAAGAGGCCCACCGCTTTTTGGACCCGGCCACGGCGCGGCAGACGATCTTTGGCACCATTGCCCGGGAAATGCGTAAGTACTTCGTCACCTTGCTGGTGGTCGATCAGCGGCCCTCGGGCATCGACAACGAGGTGATGTCGCAGATTGGCACCCGCATTACTGCTTTGCTCAACGACGAGAAAGACATCGACGCGATCTTTACCGGGGTGTCGGGGGGGCAGAGCCTGCGATCGGTGCTGGCCAAGCTCGACTCGAAACAGCAGGCCCTAGTGCTGGGGCACGCGGTACCGATGCCGGTGGTGGTGCGCACCCGCCCCTACGACAGCACCTTCTACGCCCAGGTGGGGGCAACGGCCTGGGAGGAACTGCCCGACGAGATGGTATTTAAAGCGTCAGAGAGGGCTCGGGCCGACCTAGGTTTCTAG
- a CDS encoding serine/threonine-protein kinase encodes MANLPGQPLDRTANSEILQYYQSHRLFRDRYRVLKKLGQGGFGVTYLAQNASLPGEPRCVIKQLCPKAGSQLSLERAKVRFRREARALASLGSHSQIPQLLDYFTAGGEFYLVQDYIHGETLAQEVRRNGRLTEAQVKYFLREIIPVVRFVHRNRVVHRDIKPPNIIRSERDRRLVLIDFGAVREFLSDVDDYTSVQAPATQFVGTPGFAPPEQLALRPCYASDIYALGMTCLYLLTARTPIEFDQDPLTGVIRWHHTVTVSPHLTTVLDKMLLPDAQDRYTTIDELERALELEPHLEALAGCMNTRNHPPLDDPGADHSLAADGYLTPIQREAQAIRKWRTKRSFGSQQGRARSVYRP; translated from the coding sequence ATGGCTAACTTACCTGGGCAACCCTTAGACCGTACGGCTAACTCCGAGATTCTTCAGTATTACCAGTCACACCGACTGTTTCGCGATCGCTACCGGGTGCTTAAAAAGCTAGGTCAGGGGGGCTTTGGGGTCACCTACTTAGCTCAAAACGCCTCCTTACCAGGAGAACCCCGCTGTGTCATTAAGCAGCTCTGCCCCAAGGCAGGCAGTCAGCTCTCTCTAGAGCGGGCCAAGGTGCGGTTTCGCCGGGAGGCCAGGGCCCTGGCCAGTCTGGGTAGCCATTCTCAAATTCCGCAGCTGCTCGACTATTTCACGGCCGGGGGTGAGTTTTACCTGGTGCAAGACTACATCCACGGCGAAACCCTGGCCCAGGAGGTACGTCGCAACGGTCGGCTAACCGAGGCTCAGGTTAAATATTTCCTGCGTGAAATAATTCCGGTGGTGCGGTTTGTGCACCGTAACCGGGTGGTGCATCGCGATATTAAACCGCCCAATATCATTCGCAGTGAGCGCGATCGCCGTCTAGTGCTGATCGACTTTGGCGCTGTGCGCGAGTTTCTCTCTGACGTAGACGACTACACCTCGGTGCAGGCCCCGGCCACCCAGTTTGTGGGCACCCCCGGCTTTGCCCCGCCCGAGCAATTGGCCCTACGCCCCTGCTACGCCAGCGACATCTATGCCCTGGGCATGACCTGTCTGTACCTGCTGACCGCTCGCACCCCAATTGAGTTTGACCAAGACCCCCTCACGGGCGTAATTCGCTGGCACCACACTGTCACCGTTAGCCCCCACCTGACGACGGTGCTCGACAAAATGCTGCTGCCCGACGCCCAAGACCGTTACACCACGATCGATGAGCTAGAGCGTGCCCTAGAGCTAGAGCCTCACCTGGAGGCCCTGGCAGGCTGCATGAATACGCGCAATCACCCTCCCTTAGACGACCCCGGTGCCGATCACAGTCTCGCTGCCGACGGTTACTTGACCCCCATTCAGCGCGAGGCCCAGGCGATTCGCAAGTGGCGCACCAAACGTTCGTTTGGCTCTCAGCAGGGTCGAGCCAGGTCGGTCTATCGGCCCTAA
- a CDS encoding alpha/beta fold hydrolase, giving the protein MPQPLTLLSSLSSTLSETGYQRFWHWRGWRIRYWFHPGPADATVPPVLLIHGFGANLNQWRHNLPALSQVAPVYAIDLLGFGDSEKAATLYGAEIWAAQIADFIQGVIGQPVALVGHSLGALVALTTTHHHPAWVQQLALLTLPLGADREDLVAGWVAALALRVESLVANPLLMRSLFRVVRRPSFLRRALAGIYTVAERVDDDLVNSFALPTSDRGAARTLCYLVRSRTDPSFSPSIKDLVTALTVPTLLLWGDQDRVVPVAQAQALATLSPLLTTEVLPGVGHCLYDETDADFNQRVLAWLNPS; this is encoded by the coding sequence GTGCCTCAACCTTTGACATTACTGAGCAGCCTGTCTTCGACCCTGAGTGAAACGGGATACCAACGGTTTTGGCACTGGCGGGGCTGGCGCATTCGCTACTGGTTTCATCCGGGGCCAGCAGATGCGACTGTGCCCCCTGTGTTGCTCATTCACGGGTTTGGGGCCAATCTCAACCAGTGGCGGCACAACCTGCCAGCCCTCAGCCAGGTCGCTCCGGTCTACGCCATTGACCTGCTGGGGTTTGGCGATTCTGAAAAGGCGGCCACCCTCTACGGGGCAGAAATTTGGGCAGCCCAGATAGCCGATTTTATTCAGGGAGTCATTGGTCAGCCGGTGGCCCTGGTGGGCCATTCGCTCGGGGCACTGGTGGCGCTGACGACCACCCACCATCACCCCGCCTGGGTGCAGCAGTTGGCGCTGTTAACCCTGCCCCTGGGGGCCGATCGCGAAGATTTGGTAGCGGGCTGGGTGGCGGCGCTGGCATTGCGGGTGGAGAGTTTGGTGGCTAACCCGCTGCTAATGCGATCGCTGTTTAGGGTGGTCCGTCGCCCTAGCTTTCTCCGCCGAGCGCTGGCGGGCATCTATACGGTGGCCGAGCGGGTAGACGATGACCTGGTGAATTCCTTTGCGCTGCCCACGAGCGATCGCGGTGCGGCCAGAACCCTGTGCTATTTGGTGCGATCGCGCACTGACCCCAGCTTTAGCCCCTCGATTAAAGACCTGGTGACTGCGCTAACGGTACCCACGCTACTGCTGTGGGGCGACCAAGACCGAGTAGTGCCCGTGGCCCAAGCCCAAGCACTGGCGACCCTCAGCCCCCTGCTGACTACCGAGGTTTTGCCAGGGGTCGGCCACTGCCTCTACGACGAAACCGACGCCGATTTTAACCAGCGAGTGCTAGCCTGGCTCAACCCTAGCTAA
- the rpiA gene encoding ribose-5-phosphate isomerase RpiA: MAEMDPVKLMKQEVGRQAAARVQSNTVVGLGTGSTTAFAIQFIGERLASGEISNIKGVPTSFQASVLAKQYGIPLTTLDEGDEIALAIDGADEVDPQMNLVKGGGAAHTREKIVDSLAKEFIVVVDSSKLVDKLGTTFALPVEVMPLAVTPVTKALEALGGKPDLRMGIKKDGPVITDQGNMILDVKFDAIDDPAGLEKTINNIPGVLDNGLFVGLATEVLVGEVKDGQASVRKL, encoded by the coding sequence ATGGCCGAGATGGATCCTGTCAAATTGATGAAACAGGAAGTGGGTCGTCAGGCGGCGGCGCGGGTGCAGTCTAACACTGTGGTGGGCTTGGGTACCGGCTCGACTACAGCGTTTGCCATCCAGTTCATTGGTGAGCGGCTAGCCAGCGGCGAAATCAGCAATATCAAGGGCGTGCCCACCTCCTTTCAGGCGTCGGTGCTAGCCAAGCAGTACGGCATTCCCCTCACCACCCTCGATGAAGGGGATGAGATTGCCCTAGCCATCGACGGGGCCGACGAGGTTGACCCCCAGATGAACCTGGTGAAGGGAGGCGGTGCCGCCCACACCCGCGAGAAGATTGTGGACTCCCTCGCCAAAGAATTTATCGTGGTGGTGGATAGCTCGAAGCTGGTAGACAAGCTGGGCACCACCTTTGCCCTGCCCGTAGAAGTTATGCCCTTAGCGGTCACCCCCGTCACCAAGGCGCTAGAAGCTCTCGGCGGTAAGCCCGATCTGCGGATGGGCATCAAAAAAGACGGCCCGGTGATCACCGACCAGGGCAACATGATTTTGGATGTGAAATTTGATGCGATCGATGACCCCGCTGGGTTAGAAAAGACGATCAACAACATCCCCGGCGTGCTCGACAATGGCCTGTTTGTGGGCCTGGCGACCGAAGTGCTGGTGGGCGAAGTCAAAGACGGCCAGGCCAGCGTGCGTAAGCTGTAG
- a CDS encoding mechanosensitive ion channel family protein, whose translation MVFLADWRIQGRSLRRSLLLGLAVLLLVLVSPTWATGERLAPTVEPTEAANTRVEATSPLPSAAVIGNVVDGFPVVLDGEPLFYVRQGIAGVTTAEERAAIITQRVRAIATDSSLDPDTIRAEAEENQSVVLAGDTVLFTVRQEDVGSYGRSHPELAAEAVARIQQGVVNYREQRSIRRIVTSLGMTILSTLAVFLVLRGILFGSSRLLTYIRRRRNADTLAIRIQSVQILGSGATSYLLGGLVRLLRPVLILLALYLYVPFVLSQFPATADFGDSLLQDMAFRLSLLAQGFVAYLPELAMIGVIALLTYYVIEFARQVIIELGRHDVYPWFYPEWVQPTVRLAALLIVAIAMVIAGPYLPGFGSPAFQGISLFLGALLTLGSSSAVANALSGIILIYTRAFQLKDFIRIDDIVGEVEDKSLFVTRVLTPKQETVTIPNASVLNSNVINYSAICRESGGHLLLYTTITLGYDLPWRKVHEVLIEAARATADIVLIPAPFVLQKALNDFNVSYELNAYTASPSKMPEIYSRLHQNIQDHCNAADIEILSPTFSALRDGNHSTIPADYLPADYAAPAFVVQGTNGQPPLADSRLQETMPDTNGS comes from the coding sequence ATGGTTTTTTTAGCAGATTGGCGCATTCAGGGGCGATCGCTGAGGCGATCGCTGCTGCTGGGTCTGGCGGTGTTGCTGCTGGTGCTGGTATCGCCCACCTGGGCCACAGGCGAGCGTTTAGCCCCCACCGTCGAGCCTACCGAAGCCGCAAACACCAGAGTTGAGGCCACCAGCCCCCTACCCTCAGCGGCGGTGATCGGCAACGTGGTCGATGGTTTTCCGGTGGTGCTCGATGGAGAGCCGCTTTTCTACGTCAGGCAGGGAATTGCCGGGGTAACCACCGCTGAGGAGCGGGCCGCGATTATTACCCAGCGAGTAAGGGCAATCGCCACCGATTCCAGCCTAGACCCAGACACCATTCGCGCCGAAGCCGAAGAAAATCAAAGCGTCGTGCTGGCGGGGGACACCGTGCTGTTCACTGTGCGCCAGGAGGATGTTGGGTCCTATGGTCGCTCCCATCCTGAGCTAGCTGCCGAAGCCGTAGCGCGAATTCAGCAGGGGGTGGTCAACTACCGCGAGCAGCGCAGCATTCGGCGCATCGTTACCAGCCTGGGCATGACCATTCTGAGCACCCTGGCAGTATTTCTGGTGCTGCGGGGCATCTTGTTTGGCAGTTCCAGACTGCTGACCTATATTAGACGGCGGCGCAACGCCGATACCCTGGCGATCCGGATTCAGTCGGTGCAGATTTTGGGGTCGGGGGCCACCAGTTATTTGCTCGGCGGGCTAGTGCGCCTGCTGCGCCCGGTGCTCATTTTGCTGGCGCTGTACCTATACGTGCCCTTCGTGCTGAGCCAGTTTCCAGCTACGGCAGACTTTGGCGATAGCCTGCTGCAAGATATGGCCTTTCGCCTCAGCCTGCTGGCCCAGGGGTTTGTCGCCTACCTGCCCGAGCTGGCAATGATTGGCGTGATTGCCCTGCTCACCTATTACGTGATTGAGTTTGCCCGACAGGTGATTATCGAGCTGGGCCGCCACGATGTGTATCCCTGGTTTTATCCTGAGTGGGTGCAGCCAACGGTGCGGCTGGCGGCGCTGCTGATTGTGGCGATCGCCATGGTGATCGCCGGGCCATACCTGCCGGGGTTTGGCTCCCCCGCCTTTCAGGGTATTTCGCTCTTTTTGGGGGCGCTGCTCACCCTGGGCTCGTCATCGGCGGTGGCCAACGCGCTGTCGGGGATCATTTTGATCTACACCCGCGCCTTTCAGCTCAAAGATTTTATTCGCATTGACGATATTGTGGGCGAGGTCGAAGACAAGTCGCTGTTTGTGACTCGGGTGCTCACTCCCAAGCAAGAGACCGTCACCATTCCCAATGCGTCGGTGCTCAACAGCAACGTGATCAACTACAGCGCCATCTGTCGTGAGTCTGGGGGCCATCTCCTGCTCTACACCACCATTACCCTGGGCTACGACCTACCCTGGCGCAAGGTGCACGAGGTGCTGATTGAGGCAGCGAGGGCAACTGCTGACATCGTGCTCATCCCCGCCCCCTTTGTGCTGCAAAAGGCTCTCAACGACTTTAACGTCAGCTATGAGCTAAACGCCTACACAGCCTCGCCGTCAAAAATGCCCGAAATCTACTCCCGGCTGCACCAAAACATCCAAGACCACTGCAACGCCGCCGATATCGAGATTTTGTCGCCCACCTTTTCGGCCCTGCGCGACGGCAATCACTCCACCATTCCCGCCGACTACCTGCCCGCCGACTACGCCGCCCCCGCCTTTGTGGTGCAGGGCACCAACGGTCAGCCGCCCTTAGCAGACTCTCGGTTGCAGGAGACTATGCCCGACACCAACGGTTCCTAA
- a CDS encoding MFS transporter, whose protein sequence is MVNQPTLRQPTFLDTWGQPLGLCLILFMLSYTIGVVQPIMPPLVQEFNSSVGYIQSALVLMSLVTASFTPTAENLSQRLGRRAVLAIALGFFALGLVVIILSADIGLFTLGLAGCIGVAGAVLMSTPVALMDAFPDAGIQRYGLVALAIAGVLGALVGSITGGVMAFDFSWRWAFAFELGLIPIIWWLVRSIAVPAPAHTLPADWLGGLLSVAGFGFTLVGLSLASELGWWQLRGEPQGLVGLLAPFGISVAPVLIATGLICLGLLVFWERGRLRQGQPSLLRLGVFNRRIYTLGLAIGTLHTMTTVGVQFNLFQFIPAVMGLNPVQTSIAVMPSTIAQLVVLLLLVKRRPQFPPRYLLQSGLVVKAVGIAMLWATIAPPVTALELLPALVVMGAGTGLFATYITSLTFADTHKDQKAEARGVYRPFQNLGASLGRGILGTMLVSVASLKIVDGILAELGQSVDAEVRHSAVRSLQLAIQTLRRSDRRDLFAQLPDAIQPALSDILQGAAVQAMQSTLLVILALCLLCLGLSFLLPKTVKTLEAPIE, encoded by the coding sequence ATGGTCAACCAACCGACCCTGCGACAACCAACCTTTTTAGACACCTGGGGCCAGCCGCTGGGGCTGTGCCTGATTCTGTTTATGCTGTCGTACACGATCGGCGTGGTGCAGCCGATTATGCCGCCCCTGGTGCAGGAGTTTAACTCTAGCGTGGGTTATATTCAGTCGGCCCTGGTGCTGATGTCGCTGGTGACGGCCTCGTTTACCCCCACTGCCGAAAACCTCAGCCAGCGACTGGGGCGACGGGCGGTGCTGGCGATCGCCCTGGGGTTCTTTGCCCTGGGTCTGGTGGTGATTATACTCAGCGCCGATATTGGTTTGTTTACCCTGGGGCTGGCGGGGTGCATTGGCGTGGCGGGGGCGGTGCTAATGAGTACCCCAGTGGCCCTGATGGATGCCTTCCCCGATGCGGGAATTCAGCGGTACGGGCTGGTGGCACTGGCGATCGCAGGGGTACTCGGTGCCCTGGTCGGCTCCATTACCGGCGGCGTCATGGCCTTTGACTTTAGCTGGCGCTGGGCCTTTGCCTTCGAGCTGGGGCTAATTCCGATCATCTGGTGGCTGGTGCGATCGATCGCGGTGCCCGCCCCGGCCCACACGCTGCCCGCCGACTGGCTGGGGGGGTTGCTCTCGGTGGCTGGGTTTGGGTTTACCCTGGTCGGCCTCAGTCTGGCCTCAGAGCTGGGCTGGTGGCAGCTGAGGGGAGAGCCCCAGGGGCTAGTGGGCCTCCTGGCTCCGTTTGGCATTTCCGTGGCTCCGGTGCTGATCGCCACAGGGCTAATTTGTCTGGGGCTGCTGGTGTTTTGGGAGCGGGGGCGATTGCGCCAGGGGCAGCCGTCGCTGCTGCGGCTGGGGGTGTTTAACCGCCGCATTTATACCCTGGGGCTGGCCATTGGCACGCTGCACACCATGACCACGGTGGGGGTGCAGTTCAACTTGTTTCAGTTTATTCCGGCGGTGATGGGGCTTAACCCGGTGCAGACCTCCATTGCTGTCATGCCCTCCACTATTGCTCAACTGGTTGTGCTGCTGCTGCTGGTCAAGCGGCGGCCCCAGTTTCCGCCCCGTTACCTGCTTCAGTCGGGGCTGGTGGTCAAGGCGGTGGGTATTGCCATGCTGTGGGCTACCATTGCCCCCCCGGTGACGGCCCTAGAGCTGTTGCCGGCCCTGGTGGTGATGGGGGCGGGCACGGGCCTGTTTGCCACCTACATTACCTCCCTCACCTTTGCCGATACCCACAAAGACCAAAAAGCCGAGGCGCGGGGCGTCTACCGCCCGTTTCAAAATCTGGGGGCTTCGCTGGGGCGGGGCATTTTGGGCACGATGCTGGTGAGTGTGGCTTCGCTCAAAATTGTCGATGGCATTTTGGCCGAGCTGGGGCAATCCGTTGACGCCGAGGTGCGGCACAGTGCGGTGCGATCGCTCCAGTTGGCTATTCAAACGCTACGACGCAGCGATCGCCGCGATCTATTTGCCCAACTGCCCGATGCGATTCAGCCCGCCCTCAGCGACATTTTGCAGGGTGCTGCCGTGCAGGCCATGCAGAGCACCCTGCTGGTAATTTTGGCGCTCTGTCTGCTGTGCCTGGGCCTATCGTTCTTGCTGCCCAAGACCGTCAAGACTTTAGAGGCTCCTATCGAGTAA